One genomic window of Diospyros lotus cultivar Yz01 chromosome 8, ASM1463336v1, whole genome shotgun sequence includes the following:
- the LOC127808973 gene encoding E3 ubiquitin-protein ligase AIRP2-like isoform X1, whose product MRKSFKDSLKVLEADIQHANTLCRASDFPREYDGTCLQMRMSYSPAAHLFLFLVQWTDCHLAGALGLLRILIYKVHVDGTTTMSTHERKASIREFYAVIYPSLLQLQSGVTDTEDKRQKAVCMERYRRRDDEEYRQYTDTDIEREEECGICMETNCKIVLPKCNHAMCLKCYHEWRTRSQSCPFCRDSLKRVNSGDLWVFMDYRDVTDMATITRENLRRLFMYTDKLPLVVPDTLFDAYDSHIR is encoded by the exons ATGCGGAAGTCCTTCAAGGATTCTCTCAAAGTTCTTGAGGCCGATATTCAGCACGCCAATACCCT GTGCAGGGCTTCTGATTTTCCCAGGGAATATGATGGCACCTGTCTTCAAATGAGAATGTCCTACAGTCCAGCAGCACATCTGTTCCTTTTCCTTGTGCAGTGGACAGACTGTCACCTTGCCGGTGCACTTGGACTGCTAAGAATCCTAATTTACAAG GTTCATGTTGACGGCACAACAACCATGTCTACCCATGAGCGAAAAGCAAGTATAAGAGAATTTTATG CGGTTATTTATCCCTCTTTGCTGCAACTTCAAAGTGGTGTTACTGATACAGAAGATAAAAGGCAAAAGGCAGTGTGCATGGAAAGGtatagaagaagagatgatgaGGAGTACAGGCAGTATACAGATACAGACAttgaaagggaagaagaatgtGGAATTTGCATGGAGACAAATTGTAAGATTGTCTTGCCCAAATGCAATCATGCAATGTGCTTGAAATGCTACCACGAGTg GCGTACACGATCCCAGTCATGCCCGTTTTGTCGGGACAGTTTGAAGAGGGTGAACTCCGGTGATCTCTGGGTATTCATGGACTATAGGGATGTGACTGACATGGCGACCATAACACGGGAGAATCTTAGAAGGCTGTTCATGTACACAGACAAGCTGCCTCTGGTTGTTCCTGACACGCTTTTCGATGCCTACGATTCTCATATCCGGTAG
- the LOC127808973 gene encoding E3 ubiquitin-protein ligase AIRP2-like isoform X2, which yields MRKSFKDSLKVLEADIQHANTLASDFPREYDGTCLQMRMSYSPAAHLFLFLVQWTDCHLAGALGLLRILIYKVHVDGTTTMSTHERKASIREFYAVIYPSLLQLQSGVTDTEDKRQKAVCMERYRRRDDEEYRQYTDTDIEREEECGICMETNCKIVLPKCNHAMCLKCYHEWRTRSQSCPFCRDSLKRVNSGDLWVFMDYRDVTDMATITRENLRRLFMYTDKLPLVVPDTLFDAYDSHIR from the exons ATGCGGAAGTCCTTCAAGGATTCTCTCAAAGTTCTTGAGGCCGATATTCAGCACGCCAATACCCT GGCTTCTGATTTTCCCAGGGAATATGATGGCACCTGTCTTCAAATGAGAATGTCCTACAGTCCAGCAGCACATCTGTTCCTTTTCCTTGTGCAGTGGACAGACTGTCACCTTGCCGGTGCACTTGGACTGCTAAGAATCCTAATTTACAAG GTTCATGTTGACGGCACAACAACCATGTCTACCCATGAGCGAAAAGCAAGTATAAGAGAATTTTATG CGGTTATTTATCCCTCTTTGCTGCAACTTCAAAGTGGTGTTACTGATACAGAAGATAAAAGGCAAAAGGCAGTGTGCATGGAAAGGtatagaagaagagatgatgaGGAGTACAGGCAGTATACAGATACAGACAttgaaagggaagaagaatgtGGAATTTGCATGGAGACAAATTGTAAGATTGTCTTGCCCAAATGCAATCATGCAATGTGCTTGAAATGCTACCACGAGTg GCGTACACGATCCCAGTCATGCCCGTTTTGTCGGGACAGTTTGAAGAGGGTGAACTCCGGTGATCTCTGGGTATTCATGGACTATAGGGATGTGACTGACATGGCGACCATAACACGGGAGAATCTTAGAAGGCTGTTCATGTACACAGACAAGCTGCCTCTGGTTGTTCCTGACACGCTTTTCGATGCCTACGATTCTCATATCCGGTAG
- the LOC127808973 gene encoding E3 ubiquitin-protein ligase AIRP2-like isoform X3, whose product MRMSYSPAAHLFLFLVQWTDCHLAGALGLLRILIYKVHVDGTTTMSTHERKASIREFYAVIYPSLLQLQSGVTDTEDKRQKAVCMERYRRRDDEEYRQYTDTDIEREEECGICMETNCKIVLPKCNHAMCLKCYHEWRTRSQSCPFCRDSLKRVNSGDLWVFMDYRDVTDMATITRENLRRLFMYTDKLPLVVPDTLFDAYDSHIR is encoded by the exons ATGAGAATGTCCTACAGTCCAGCAGCACATCTGTTCCTTTTCCTTGTGCAGTGGACAGACTGTCACCTTGCCGGTGCACTTGGACTGCTAAGAATCCTAATTTACAAG GTTCATGTTGACGGCACAACAACCATGTCTACCCATGAGCGAAAAGCAAGTATAAGAGAATTTTATG CGGTTATTTATCCCTCTTTGCTGCAACTTCAAAGTGGTGTTACTGATACAGAAGATAAAAGGCAAAAGGCAGTGTGCATGGAAAGGtatagaagaagagatgatgaGGAGTACAGGCAGTATACAGATACAGACAttgaaagggaagaagaatgtGGAATTTGCATGGAGACAAATTGTAAGATTGTCTTGCCCAAATGCAATCATGCAATGTGCTTGAAATGCTACCACGAGTg GCGTACACGATCCCAGTCATGCCCGTTTTGTCGGGACAGTTTGAAGAGGGTGAACTCCGGTGATCTCTGGGTATTCATGGACTATAGGGATGTGACTGACATGGCGACCATAACACGGGAGAATCTTAGAAGGCTGTTCATGTACACAGACAAGCTGCCTCTGGTTGTTCCTGACACGCTTTTCGATGCCTACGATTCTCATATCCGGTAG
- the LOC127808963 gene encoding allantoinase, with protein sequence MDYLKWRLLPLLPLLASLVLFQIWSSLKPSQNECSLLNHKHFWIASKRIVTPKGVISGAVEVKGGNIVSVLGEDWQGNARTKHVIDYGEAVVMPGLVDVHTHLDDPGRAEWEGFPSGTRAAAAGGLTTLIDMPLNSFPSTVSKETFDLKIKAAEKRIYVDVGFWGGLVPENAFNRSALEGLLEAGVLGLKSFMCPSGINDFPMTTASHIKEGLSVLAKYRRPLFVHAEIQQEEGYLDMKDNADDAQSYSTYLKTRPASWEEAAIRELLAVTNGTRSGGPAEGAHLHIAHLSDARSSLDLIKEAKRSGDSLTVETCPHYLAFSAEQIQDGDTRFKCAPPIRDAANREKLWEALMDGHIDILSSDHSPTVPELKLLNDGNFLKSWGGISSLQFVLPVTWSYGRKYGITLEQLASWWSEKPAKLAGLDSKGAIAIGNHADIVVWEPEVEFDLNDGHPVYMKHPSISAYMGSRLSGKVLATFVRGNLVYNEGKHAPAACGVPILAR encoded by the exons atggactACTTGAAGTGGCGGCTTCTACCGCTGTTGCCACTGCTTGCTTCTCTCGTACTCTTTCAGATTTGGAGCTCTCTGAAG CCATCCCAAAATGAGTGCAGCCTTCTCAACCATAAACACTTTTGGATAGCGAGCAAGCGCATTGTAACACCAAAGGGGGTGATATCTGGTGCAG TTGAAGTCAAGGGAGGGAACATCGTATCTGTGCTCGGAGAGGATTGGCAAGGGAATGCCAGGACCAAGCACGTGATTGATTATGGAGAGGCAGTTGTCATGCCTGGTTTGGTTGACGT GCATACGCATCTTGATGACCCTGGGAGAGCAGAATGGGAAGGATTTCCTTCAGGGACTagagctgctgctgctg gTGGGTTGACGACATTGATTGACATGCCTCTTAATAGTTTTCCATCTACAGTTTCTAAAGAAACTTTTGACCTCAAG ATCAAGGCTGCAGAAAAGAGGATCTATGTTGATGTTG GTTTCTGGGGAGGTCTGGTTCCAGAGAATGCATTCAACAGAAGTGCTCTGGAGGGTCTACTAGAGGCTGGTGTTCTAGGTTTGAAG TCCTTTATGTGCCCTTCAGGGATTAATGACTTTCCTATGACAACTGCCAGCCACATTAAG GAAGGATTGTCTGTACTGGCAAAGTATAGAAGACCTTTATTTGTACATGCAGAGATTCAACAAGAAGAAGGTTACTTGGATATGAAAGATAATGCAGATGATGCTCAGTCCTATTCAACATATCTCAAGACTAGGCCTGCTTCTTG GGAAGAAGCAGCCATTAGAGAGCTCTTAGCAGTAACCAATGGCACAAGGAGTGGTGGTCCTGCTGAAGGTGCTCATCTTCACATTGCTCATTTGTCTGACGCAAGATCTTCCTTGGATCTTATAAAG GAAGCAAAACGCAGTGGCGATAGCCTAACTGTTGAAACTTGCCCCCATTATTTAGCCTTTTCAGCCGAGCAGATTCAAGATGGAGATACCCGTTTCAAGTGTGCCCCACCCATCAGGGATGCTGCCAACAGAGAAAAACTGTGGGAGGCTTTGATG GATGGACATATTGACATTCTAAGCTCTGATCATTCACCTACAGTGCCAGAACTCAAACTCCTCAATGATGGTAACTTCTTGAAGTCATGGGGTGGCATATCTTCTTTGCAG TTTGTTCTTCCTGTAACATGGTCTTATGGGCGCAAATATGGAATTACCTTGGAGCAGCTAGCTTCATGGTGGAGTGAGAAACCTGCCAAACTTGCTGGCCTGGATTCGAAG GGGGCTATTGCAATTGGAAACCACGCAGATATTGTTGTTTGGGAACCAGAAGTGGAGTTTGACCTCAATGATGGTCATCCTGTATATATGAAGCATCCG AGTATTTCGGCCTACATGGGATCAAGACTTTCTGGAAAAGTTTTGGCAACCTTTGTGAGGGGTAACCTTGTGTACAATGAGGGGAAGCATGCTCCTGCTGCCTGTGGTGTTCCAATCCTTGCAAGATAA